A window from Candidatus Tectomicrobia bacterium encodes these proteins:
- a CDS encoding ABC transporter substrate-binding protein, translating to MLKAIKVILAAAALAVLAAGESAAADLVRIGAGGNTGNLIMFIGVDKGIFTKHGINASLFVRNTGPELSKSLQAGEIDFAPAAMSNLPVALERGMDVRAFVNMLGSPYSKVNDDATVGIAARPGSAINSVADLKGKRIGVTFGTTADAYLLVLLKQNGIEPSALQRINVLPANIVSLFDTGGIEAMVAWEHFLTAMVDKVKGSKVIVRGGGHVCFCATMHGPPSRVYGNKELVQRFVDAVSESAHFVRDPKNRDEVAAIGVRYIRGMSPDLIKRTLPHFIYDPRIGQNTFRSFEQTVRLLISQKKMKTAYDPKRYYDTSFIDSTVKRHPEWFKDLPPGS from the coding sequence ATGTTGAAGGCCATCAAGGTGATTCTCGCAGCCGCGGCCTTGGCGGTGCTGGCGGCCGGGGAATCGGCCGCCGCCGACCTTGTCCGGATCGGAGCGGGAGGCAACACGGGCAACCTTATCATGTTTATCGGAGTGGACAAGGGCATCTTCACCAAGCACGGGATAAACGCAAGCTTGTTCGTCCGCAATACGGGCCCCGAGCTCAGCAAGTCGCTCCAGGCGGGCGAGATCGACTTCGCGCCCGCCGCCATGTCCAACCTCCCCGTCGCACTGGAACGGGGGATGGACGTGCGCGCCTTTGTGAACATGCTGGGCTCCCCCTACAGCAAAGTGAACGATGACGCCACGGTAGGGATCGCCGCCCGGCCCGGGTCGGCCATCAACTCCGTCGCGGACCTCAAGGGCAAGCGCATCGGCGTCACTTTCGGCACGACGGCTGACGCCTACTTGCTCGTCCTCCTCAAGCAGAACGGCATCGAGCCTTCAGCGCTCCAGCGCATCAACGTCTTGCCCGCCAATATCGTTTCGCTCTTCGACACGGGTGGAATAGAGGCCATGGTGGCGTGGGAACATTTTCTCACCGCGATGGTCGACAAGGTCAAGGGATCGAAGGTGATAGTGCGTGGCGGAGGTCATGTGTGCTTTTGTGCCACCATGCACGGCCCTCCTTCACGGGTCTACGGCAATAAGGAGCTCGTCCAGCGCTTCGTGGACGCCGTCTCGGAATCCGCTCATTTCGTACGTGACCCCAAGAACCGGGATGAAGTGGCGGCCATCGGCGTACGCTATATCCGTGGGATGAGCCCCGATCTCATTAAGCGCACGCTCCCCCATTTCATTTATGATCCCCGCATCGGGCAGAATACTTTCCGCTCTTTCGAGCAAACGGTGAGGCTTCTCATATCCCAGAAGAAGATGAAGACGGCGTACGACCCAAAACGCTATTATGACACTTCGTTTATCGACAGCACCGTGAAACGGCACCCCGAATGGTTCAAGGACCTTCCTCCGGGCTCCTAG
- a CDS encoding ABC transporter ATP-binding protein, producing MREKLIVEGLSHHYPDEYTGMDVHALDNVSFKVHEGEFAAVVGPSGCGKSTLLNILAGLLPHKVGSVRVDGTEVKGPGPDRGVVFQEHAILPWRTVSRNIGHGLEIQGVPAAERNRRVQEFVDMVGLTGFEGRYPHELSGGMKQRVALARTLCANPVVMLMDEPFAAVDAQTRITLQEELNRIAIATRKTILFITHNVDEAAFLGDRCFIFTRRPGRLKATVKINLPREARQWKNAAADPTFNRARDEILAMVREEVRDGDG from the coding sequence ATGCGTGAGAAGCTGATCGTCGAAGGCCTGAGCCACCACTATCCGGACGAGTACACCGGGATGGACGTCCACGCCCTCGACAACGTGAGCTTTAAGGTTCATGAGGGCGAATTCGCCGCCGTCGTCGGGCCGAGCGGCTGCGGCAAGTCCACCCTTCTGAACATCCTCGCGGGCCTGCTCCCCCACAAGGTGGGGAGCGTGCGAGTGGACGGCACGGAAGTGAAGGGGCCGGGGCCGGACCGGGGGGTGGTCTTCCAGGAGCACGCCATCCTTCCCTGGCGGACGGTTTCGCGGAACATCGGGCACGGCTTGGAGATCCAGGGGGTGCCGGCCGCCGAGCGCAACCGCCGGGTGCAGGAATTCGTGGATATGGTCGGACTGACAGGCTTCGAGGGGCGCTACCCCCACGAGCTCTCGGGCGGCATGAAGCAGCGCGTCGCGCTCGCGCGCACGCTCTGCGCCAACCCCGTCGTCATGCTCATGGACGAGCCCTTCGCCGCCGTGGACGCCCAGACGCGGATCACCCTCCAGGAGGAGCTGAACCGCATCGCCATCGCCACCCGCAAGACCATCCTTTTCATCACCCACAACGTGGACGAGGCCGCCTTTCTCGGGGACCGCTGCTTTATCTTCACCCGGCGGCCCGGCCGGCTGAAGGCCACCGTGAAGATCAATCTGCCCCGGGAGGCCCGCCAGTGGAAGAACGCGGCGGCCGACCCGACCTTCAACCGGGCGCGGGACGAGATTCTCGCAATGGTCCGCGAGGAGGTGCGCGATGGCGACGGCTAG
- a CDS encoding ABC transporter permease, translating into MATASAPAASSRQGPRTLRFPRLHRFLHKGGLELACVLLGGLALWALVSHVIPRPDRYLPSPGTVVYSSFDMLWKGLLPEFIWNTIWRLLIGSGLGILVGIPFGILLGLNRMVSDMFYPILNFFQSIAGIALLPVVMIWWGSSEQTVIFVILYTCLFPIAFNVLVGVRSIPRIYVNALRTLGASRLRIVRDVILPGALPSIATGLRLGIGFAWRAVIAGEMLAGQQGLGWMIFTAQQVDLTAQVILGMAMIGVLWIVLDRYLLRPLEVDTIQRWGLVQR; encoded by the coding sequence ATGGCGACGGCTAGCGCCCCGGCCGCCTCCTCCCGCCAGGGGCCGAGGACGCTCCGCTTCCCCCGCCTCCACCGCTTTTTACACAAGGGAGGCCTTGAGCTGGCCTGCGTCCTGCTGGGGGGGCTGGCCCTGTGGGCCCTGGTTTCCCACGTCATCCCCCGCCCCGATCGCTACCTCCCCTCCCCCGGGACGGTGGTCTACTCCTCCTTCGATATGCTGTGGAAGGGGCTGTTGCCTGAGTTCATCTGGAACACCATCTGGCGCCTCCTCATCGGAAGCGGCTTGGGCATCCTGGTCGGCATTCCGTTCGGCATCCTCCTGGGCCTGAACCGCATGGTGTCGGACATGTTCTACCCCATCCTGAACTTCTTCCAATCCATCGCGGGCATCGCGCTCCTCCCCGTCGTGATGATCTGGTGGGGGAGCAGCGAGCAGACCGTCATTTTCGTCATCCTCTACACCTGCCTCTTCCCCATCGCGTTCAACGTCCTGGTCGGGGTGCGAAGCATCCCGCGCATCTATGTGAACGCCTTGCGCACCCTGGGAGCCTCCCGGCTGCGCATCGTCCGGGACGTCATCCTTCCTGGGGCGCTGCCGTCCATCGCGACGGGGCTCCGCCTCGGCATCGGCTTCGCTTGGCGGGCGGTGATCGCGGGCGAGATGCTGGCGGGACAGCAGGGGCTCGGCTGGATGATCTTCACGGCCCAGCAGGTGGACCTGACCGCGCAGGTCATCCTGGGGATGGCCATGATTGGCGTCCTGTGGATCGTGCTGGATCGTTACCTCCTCCGCCCCCTGGAGGTGGACACCATCCAGCGCTGGGGGCTCGTGCAGCGATGA
- a CDS encoding ABC transporter permease, giving the protein MGLDRRRLRRIGLGAIPFFLLLSLWQLNTYMGWLKPIYIPPLGSVVSAIFTLQEGCPGLWAVLTMNESCLFTSHVLSSMGRVGLGLAVGVPLGIGLGLLAGMSRRLGNAMEPLGVFANAISGIAWVPLAIVWFGVGWMTTLFILLNTVFWLVFFNTLLGVRGVPRTFENSVLTLGGGRRHVIFQVYLPGALPSIVTGVRMSMGFGWRALIAAEMIGGNKGLGFMIFVSAGEYKVEEVFLGVLFIGIIWMITDRTILVPLEKWTIERWGLVWRPS; this is encoded by the coding sequence GTGGGCCTCGACCGGAGGCGCCTGCGCAGGATTGGCCTGGGCGCCATTCCGTTCTTCCTGCTCTTGAGCCTGTGGCAGCTCAATACCTACATGGGATGGCTGAAACCCATCTACATCCCTCCCCTCGGATCCGTGGTGAGCGCCATCTTCACCCTCCAGGAAGGATGCCCCGGCCTCTGGGCTGTCCTCACGATGAATGAGAGCTGTCTTTTCACGAGCCACGTCCTCTCCAGCATGGGCCGGGTGGGGCTGGGCCTGGCGGTAGGGGTGCCTCTCGGGATCGGCCTGGGCCTGCTGGCGGGAATGAGCCGCCGCCTTGGCAATGCGATGGAACCTCTGGGCGTCTTCGCCAACGCCATCTCCGGCATCGCCTGGGTGCCCCTCGCCATCGTCTGGTTCGGCGTCGGCTGGATGACCACGCTTTTCATCCTCCTGAACACTGTGTTCTGGCTGGTCTTCTTCAATACGCTGCTCGGGGTGCGGGGCGTCCCGCGCACCTTCGAGAACAGCGTCCTCACCCTGGGGGGTGGCCGCCGCCACGTCATCTTCCAGGTCTACCTTCCGGGCGCCCTGCCCAGCATCGTGACGGGCGTGCGCATGAGCATGGGATTTGGCTGGCGGGCCCTCATCGCCGCCGAGATGATCGGCGGCAACAAGGGGCTGGGCTTCATGATCTTCGTGTCGGCGGGGGAATATAAGGTGGAGGAGGTCTTCCTTGGCGTCCTTTTCATCGGGATCATCTGGATGATCACCGACAGGACCATTCTGGTGCCGCTAGAGAAATGGACGATCGAGAGGTGGGGCCTGGTTTGGAGGCCGTCGTGA
- a CDS encoding SDR family oxidoreductase: protein MNRFEGRTVIVTGAGDGIGRATCLRLASEGARVVCMDISASREETASLATGKGAVSGGRGAAAHLDVTDPEGVKRAMREAIAAFGPVDGLVNCVGGGLPLKALEIDEAAFERMFDLNVKSVYRCCWALLPHMMERRSGRIVNFSSVAGRSASVLQGPHYSSSKAAVIGLTRHLAREFGPHNINVNAVAPGVILSPRIAAQMSTDQRQRAEAATPLRRLGVPDDVAGVVAFLLSDDARHVTGVTIDVNGGFFLG from the coding sequence ATGAACCGGTTTGAGGGCCGCACCGTCATTGTCACGGGGGCCGGGGACGGCATCGGCCGCGCGACGTGCCTTCGTCTGGCCTCCGAGGGCGCTCGCGTCGTCTGCATGGACATCTCCGCCAGCCGGGAGGAGACGGCAAGCCTGGCCACCGGGAAAGGCGCCGTGTCGGGCGGGCGCGGCGCGGCGGCCCACCTCGACGTGACCGACCCGGAGGGGGTGAAACGGGCCATGCGGGAAGCCATCGCGGCCTTCGGTCCCGTCGACGGGCTCGTCAACTGTGTGGGTGGCGGGCTCCCGCTCAAGGCCCTGGAGATCGACGAAGCCGCCTTCGAGCGGATGTTCGACCTCAACGTGAAGAGCGTCTACCGGTGCTGCTGGGCTCTCCTGCCCCACATGATGGAGAGGCGCTCGGGCCGCATCGTGAACTTCTCCTCCGTGGCCGGCCGGTCGGCCAGCGTCCTCCAGGGTCCGCACTACAGTAGCTCGAAAGCGGCCGTCATCGGCCTCACCCGCCACCTGGCCCGGGAGTTCGGGCCCCACAACATCAACGTGAACGCGGTGGCGCCCGGCGTCATCCTCTCCCCGCGCATCGCGGCCCAGATGAGCACGGATCAGAGGCAGCGCGCCGAGGCCGCCACGCCGCTGAGGCGGCTGGGCGTCCCCGACGACGTGGCGGGCGTGGTCGCCTTCCTGCTCTCGGACGACGCGCGGCACGTGACGGGGGTGACGATCGACGTGAACGGAGGTTTTTTCCTGGGATAA